GGCCGCATCCTGACGTCCATGCTCAAGCGCGTCGACGTGGCCAGCTACGAGCTCGTCAAGGACGTCGTCGACGGCACCTTCAAGGGCGACACCGTCGTCGAGATGGGCATCGCCTCCGGCGGCGTGAGCCTCACCGACATGGCCGTCATGAAAGAGGCCCTGGGCGACAAATTCCCCCAGGAACTTCTCGAAAGGATTCAGGAACTGACGGAGCAGGTCCGAAGCGGCGCCATCAAGGTCGACGCCTACGAGGGCTTCAGGCGCAACTGATTTTTTCACCAGAGGCAGGTCTTCCGGAAGGTCCCTTCCGGAGGACCTGCCGTCGGGAGCGAAAGAGGTGAGTCGCCTTGAGCCAGCCGATCGTGGCTATGGAGGCCATCGTCAAGGACTTTCCCAACGTGCGCGCCGTCGACGGAGGCCGATTCGACCTCCGGGCCGGTGAGGTCCATGCACTCATCGGCGAGAACGGCGCCGGCAAATCGACGATGATGAAGACCCTCTACGGCCTCTACGCGCCCGAGGAGGGACGGATCGTCGTCAGGGGGCGCTCCTTCGAGGCCCTGACGCCCGCCGAGGCCATCGCCCTCGGCATCGGCATGGTCCATCAGGAGTTCATGCTCGTCCGGGAGCTGACGGTCCTGGAGAACATCATCCTCGGCTTCGAGCCCAGGAAAAGCGGGGGGCGCATCGACTTCGCCGAGGCCGAGGCGAGGGTGCGCCGCTTCGTCGACGACTACGGCCTTCACGTTCAACTCCACAAGAAGGTGAACGCCATCTCTGTGGGCGAGGCCCAGAGGGTGGAGATCATCAAGGCCCTCTATCGCGGGGCCGAGATCCTGATTCTCGACGAGCCCACGGCCGTCCTGACGCCTCAGGAGGCCTCCCGTCTCTTCGAGATCCTGAAGACGCTGACGGCATCGGGCAAGTCCGTCGTCTTCATCACCCACAAGCTCCGCGAGGTCATGGCCCTCTCCGACAGGGTGACGGTCATGCGCCAGGGGCGCCACGTCGCCACCGTCGACGTCTCGGCCACGTCCATTCCCGAGCTGGCCCGTCTCATGGTGGGGCGGGACGTCTTCCTCGGCGTCGATCGTTCGGGCCACGGCTCCGTCGGCGACGTGGCCCTTTCCGTCGAGGACGTCTTCGTTCCCGGCGACAAGGAGCTCTCCAAACTGCGGGGCGTCTCCTTCGAGCTCCGTCGGGGCGAGATTCTGGGTTTGGCCGGCATCGACGGCAACGGCCAGAGCGAACTCGTCGAGGCCATCGCCGGTCTCCGGCCCGTCGAGCGGGGGAGGATCCGCCTCGGCGGACGGGAGATCCAGAACAGGAGGCCCCTCGAAGTCCGCGCCGCGGGCCTGGCCCACATCCCCGAGGACCGCAACTTCCGGGGCCTCAACCGGGCCATGTCCATCGAGGAGAACCTGGCCGGGATGGCCTTTCGCAGGGCGCCCCTGTCGCGGGGCCCTCTCCTCGTCGCCGGCGCCCTGCGCCGCTTCGCCCGCCGTCTCATCGAGACCTTCGACATCAGGCCCGCCCGGCCCGAGGCGGCGACGGCCCATCTCTCGGGCGGCAACGCCCAGAAGGTC
The DNA window shown above is from Aminithiophilus ramosus and carries:
- a CDS encoding ABC transporter ATP-binding protein yields the protein MSQPIVAMEAIVKDFPNVRAVDGGRFDLRAGEVHALIGENGAGKSTMMKTLYGLYAPEEGRIVVRGRSFEALTPAEAIALGIGMVHQEFMLVRELTVLENIILGFEPRKSGGRIDFAEAEARVRRFVDDYGLHVQLHKKVNAISVGEAQRVEIIKALYRGAEILILDEPTAVLTPQEASRLFEILKTLTASGKSVVFITHKLREVMALSDRVTVMRQGRHVATVDVSATSIPELARLMVGRDVFLGVDRSGHGSVGDVALSVEDVFVPGDKELSKLRGVSFELRRGEILGLAGIDGNGQSELVEAIAGLRPVERGRIRLGGREIQNRRPLEVRAAGLAHIPEDRNFRGLNRAMSIEENLAGMAFRRAPLSRGPLLVAGALRRFARRLIETFDIRPARPEAATAHLSGGNAQKVVVAREVDEEAQVLLAAQPTRGVDVGSIENIRRELIRARDRGAAILLVSADLEEILSLSDRIAVMYEGQITGLLDAEGADEESLGLLMTGGALP